The sequence GCATATGCGCCGCGAAAAAGGCTGCCCAACCATTCCTTGAGGCAGCGGACTCAGAGGGTTTCTCTAACGTCATCTGCGGATATGCGCGGACCGCAATCGGCTATGGGCAGATGCGGCGAGAGATGGGCATAATACCACCCACTGCTCCGGACGGGGGTATGCCGAATCCGACGATGCTGGTTGGCAGGACGACATCCTGCGATGTCGGCTACAAATGGTTCCAAGCCCAGAGACGCTACGAAGACGTGCCTATCCATGTGATCGACGTGGTGATACCACCGATGGCCGCTAACCTAGAAGCTGTGCTCCCCTCTTATGTGGTTTACCAAACTGAGGGACTTCGGGCCCTTATCGCTTTTGTTGAAACAGTCACCGGGCGCAAGATGGATTGCGA is a genomic window of Dehalococcoidia bacterium containing:
- a CDS encoding 2-hydroxyacyl-CoA dehydratase family protein, producing MEQRVPQKIKTTAVKSTIAANTVYGRYLKKMYVRAAESTQRGGHVAWVMAANLADEILTAMDVVRIYPENYAGICAAKKAAQPFLEAADSEGFSNVICGYARTAIGYGQMRREMGIIPPTAPDGGMPNPTMLVGRTTSCDVGYKWFQAQRRYEDVPIHVIDVVIPPMAANLEAVLPSYVVYQTEGLRALIAFVETVTGRKMDC